The Deltaproteobacteria bacterium genome has a window encoding:
- the rseP gene encoding RIP metalloprotease RseP produces the protein MFGYNLFVGIIVLGVLVFIHELGHFLVAKVLGIGVLRFSIGFGKKVVGWRRGETEYQIALIPLGGYVKLLGESPDENVPETEVHRSFTAQSIIRRACVVVAGPVMNFLLAGLFLPLVFMIGVPQPGYFTSPPRIGWVEPDSPAEEAGFAPGDLVLSINGVPVKDWESLINAVITSPNEELEVAFERNGRAMSATLVPRADRNTGAGMAGFQPDVPKMVIKEVVKGRPADRAGMRPGDIVISINGISRQDYAAMRRLIEESPGEELSFEIRRGKETLVLAVKPVADPETKLGKVGVSFLPGFPDMEVIERRYGFLAALDKGSRELVRLTGLTFSVLGKFLSGKLSIRHLGGPITIVRYAGQAAHSGLASLLQFVAFLSLNLAILNVLPIPVLDGGHLGFLLIESVIGRPVSPKSQEMAYKIGFTILIILMIVVFYNDLVKMFLGFP, from the coding sequence ATGTTCGGTTACAACCTCTTTGTCGGGATCATCGTCCTGGGAGTGCTGGTTTTCATCCATGAACTCGGTCACTTTCTTGTTGCCAAGGTGCTGGGGATCGGGGTTCTGAGATTCTCGATCGGCTTCGGCAAGAAGGTGGTGGGCTGGAGACGGGGAGAGACGGAGTATCAAATTGCTCTGATCCCTTTGGGGGGTTATGTAAAGCTTCTCGGGGAATCCCCGGACGAGAACGTGCCTGAAACAGAAGTGCACCGCTCCTTTACCGCTCAATCGATTATTCGTCGGGCCTGTGTGGTGGTGGCCGGGCCTGTCATGAATTTCCTCCTCGCAGGTCTTTTCCTGCCCCTGGTTTTCATGATAGGGGTCCCACAGCCGGGCTACTTCACATCACCGCCCCGCATCGGGTGGGTTGAACCGGATTCACCGGCAGAGGAGGCCGGGTTTGCGCCGGGGGACCTTGTCCTTTCGATCAACGGGGTTCCTGTCAAGGATTGGGAGTCGTTGATCAATGCGGTGATCACCAGCCCGAATGAGGAGTTGGAGGTGGCTTTCGAGCGCAACGGGCGGGCTATGTCCGCAACGCTCGTTCCACGGGCCGACCGAAACACCGGAGCTGGAATGGCCGGATTTCAGCCTGACGTTCCCAAGATGGTGATCAAAGAAGTTGTAAAGGGAAGACCGGCCGATCGCGCGGGCATGCGACCGGGTGATATTGTCATCTCCATCAACGGCATCTCCCGGCAGGACTACGCTGCCATGAGAAGACTCATCGAAGAGAGCCCGGGCGAGGAGCTCTCCTTTGAGATCCGGCGGGGCAAAGAGACGCTCGTGCTGGCCGTGAAACCCGTAGCCGACCCCGAGACCAAGCTGGGCAAGGTGGGGGTGAGCTTTCTGCCCGGTTTCCCCGATATGGAGGTGATAGAAAGGCGATACGGCTTTCTTGCGGCTCTGGACAAGGGCAGTCGTGAACTCGTGCGGTTGACTGGGTTGACCTTTTCCGTCCTGGGCAAATTCCTGTCAGGAAAGCTCTCGATTCGACACCTGGGAGGCCCGATTACCATCGTTCGGTACGCCGGCCAGGCAGCTCATTCGGGTCTTGCCTCTCTTCTGCAGTTTGTAGCTTTTCTGAGCCTCAATCTGGCGATATTGAATGTTCTTCCCATCCCGGTACTGGATGGGGGCCATCTCGGCTTTCTCCTGATCGAGTCGGTCATCGGCAGGCCTGTCAGCCCGAAGAGCCAGGAGATGGCGTACAAGATAGGGTTTACGATTCTGATCATCCTGATGATTGTCGTGTTCTACAATGATCTGGTCAAGATGTTTCTCGGGTTCCCCTGA
- a CDS encoding 1-deoxy-D-xylulose-5-phosphate reductoisomerase → MKRLSILGSTGSIGIQTLSIAEKFSHRFQVLGLGAGRNIELLKEQIHRFKPRLVSVMTERLADRLSADLDDPPEIVYGPEGLIRVATLEEADLVVSALVGAVGLVPTLSAVSAGKTVALANKETLVMGGKVVMGEARRRGVDILPIDSEHCAIFQSMVGHQKGDVRRIILTASGGPFLDYPIERLCDVTPEQALKHPRWKMGRKVTIDSATLMNKGLEIMEAHWLFDLPVEKIDVLIHPESAVHSMVEYVDGSILAQLGVADMRIPIAYALSYPDRLEVGLPSLDLPRIGSLRFLAPDRARFPALELAIRALAVGETMPAVLNAANEFAVSAYLNGDLKFTGIPKLVESVMESHEVREVQTLEDVLKADQWARQRAEEVLRERG, encoded by the coding sequence GTCCATCGGCATTCAGACACTTAGTATCGCCGAGAAGTTCAGCCATAGATTCCAGGTGCTCGGCCTCGGTGCAGGCAGGAATATCGAGCTGCTGAAAGAGCAGATTCATCGGTTTAAGCCCCGCCTTGTGTCGGTTATGACCGAGAGGCTTGCCGATCGACTCTCCGCCGATCTCGATGATCCCCCTGAGATCGTTTACGGCCCTGAGGGGCTGATCCGGGTCGCGACTCTTGAAGAAGCGGATCTGGTGGTCTCGGCTCTTGTCGGAGCCGTGGGCCTTGTGCCCACGCTGTCGGCCGTAAGTGCCGGAAAGACGGTTGCCCTGGCCAACAAGGAGACCCTGGTAATGGGTGGGAAGGTCGTGATGGGCGAAGCCAGGAGAAGGGGCGTCGATATTCTTCCCATTGACAGCGAGCACTGTGCCATTTTTCAATCCATGGTGGGTCACCAAAAGGGGGACGTTCGCCGTATCATACTGACCGCATCGGGAGGACCCTTTCTCGACTATCCCATCGAGAGACTCTGTGATGTCACCCCTGAGCAGGCCCTCAAGCATCCCCGCTGGAAGATGGGGAGAAAGGTAACCATCGACTCAGCCACCCTGATGAACAAGGGGCTGGAAATCATGGAGGCTCACTGGCTCTTCGATCTGCCTGTGGAAAAGATCGATGTCCTGATTCACCCGGAGAGCGCGGTTCACTCCATGGTGGAGTATGTTGACGGATCGATTCTGGCCCAGCTGGGGGTGGCCGATATGCGTATCCCCATAGCCTATGCTCTTTCCTATCCTGATAGGTTGGAAGTGGGCCTGCCCTCCCTCGATCTGCCCCGTATCGGGAGCCTCAGGTTTCTTGCTCCGGATCGGGCTCGATTCCCGGCTCTGGAACTCGCGATTCGGGCCCTGGCCGTTGGAGAGACTATGCCCGCCGTCCTCAATGCTGCGAACGAATTTGCCGTGAGTGCCTATCTCAACGGTGATCTGAAGTTTACAGGAATTCCGAAGTTGGTTGAGTCGGTCATGGAATCCCACGAGGTTCGGGAGGTTCAGACATTGGAGGACGTGTTGAAGGCCGACCAATGGGCCAGGCAACGGGCAGAAGAAGTGCTGAGAGAGAGGGGCTGA